The Dunckerocampus dactyliophorus isolate RoL2022-P2 chromosome 16, RoL_Ddac_1.1, whole genome shotgun sequence genome includes a window with the following:
- the LOC129169267 gene encoding pecanex-like protein 3 isoform X2 has translation MGSQALQILRQGVWASLTGGWYVDPHQSTFSNCFHLYLWIFLLAFPFLLYMALPASLVVAGLYSAAVAIFFTAIKVVNYRLHAMFDLGEIIEKKQASLTTDAPRTEEGDEGSGAHDGNQPRDIHAGVEMTVFRKVNSTPPVRCSSQHSLFGLNQVSEFLPQLEDTGGTKDIKELLREQGSNNVIVTSAHREMLRQSSQDTIRAPSMVQSCIAAALGGNFPGLLGLSGMASGFGEPGEYLSVPPSPSSQEDGGEKEPLQDVEAPQRIPEDNGLAYSPLAPSAESESLGETPLSPLIKSSLSEELSENLLGLGLDPVVFVPGTEHPGCRSGVALAAGSTDSCFSGGGATTDRETLSTVSSYRSEKTDSTQLESPSLSQPKLPDGQMSAFAAGDNVPKATEVPAGQDGSDTDNLSDSVLLRSPSKELSPSQALDRTLVEGDDLPPAPSDIAQAPIFHNSSPSSSGHSDVCDLDRTAPVPPLPPPRQATSVPSGLALGSVSSEPALPISSTPFLLSDQSAQQVVRPKDLKLLRASGSSVGHRPGRRKAPRRRAGAGSSSFDCGSYSRHHNHRQHRDYIPVRNRLGAKAYSESLFEDSSDEDDGSDMSAASSLGSQRRYSSDEDDSSSSTSCYSPELANAGAALPLPAATLPPTPLEKDLAEPGGGSHSHAAQRSSSTASAKTHARVLSMDGAGSSQNNATAPPSTLHTMPSTSTPAPHTLTMSKSDLEARTIHMDSFPGPHHHRLDSLGGSWTGNQMGWRAGELTEEGAVGGALVPEEGGKHDSVSSVKRTQAIRRRHNAGTNPTPPPSTMGSPPSLQDLQRARTSSHSRTRTLPSALQFASSLLLPRSGIHEASTFDDTSEGAVHYFFDESGVKRSYTFGPAGGGYEDPVQERERQSQSSSFTSTEVQEGAPVLSMLQPRPVVLQGMQVRRVPVEMPEFDLDHESLQESQENTLMIEEKVKPKQYYRFWVLPGKWLRVRYDRLALLALLDRNRRVGENVFAVVLASLVAFLGFQLLLQGFFRDIWVFQFCLVIASCQYSLLKSVQPDAASPMHGHNWIIVYSRPVYFCLCCMLIWVFDLSGRSGSLQPVSLYGVTFFSAHFLLCVRDMLLVLALCFPVVFLFGLLPQVNTFLMCLLEQIDMHVFGGTATTSPLSSLFSLIRSILVAALLYGFCLGAINAPWGDAHVPVLFSVFCGLLLALSYHLSRQSSDPTILWSLVRSKLFPELENRTPEEPPVEIKDPLPEKLRNSVKEILHSDLVMCPLMAVITFAISASTVFIALQPALSVVLYILAGVIGFITHYLLPQLRKQLPWFCLAHPVLRSKEYSQFEVRDAAQLMWFEKLYAWLQCVEKYFIYPAVVLNSLTTEACTVGQNHKELDIYRALFISVAGMKLLRSSFCAPSQQYVTLCFTTLFFHFDYPHFSETFLIDYYFMSILFSKMWDLLYKLRFVLTYIAPWQITWGSAFHAFAQPFAVPHSAVLFVQAIFSAIFSTPLNPVLGSAVFVTSYTRPVKFWERDYNTKRVDHSNTRLATQLDRNPGADDNNLNSIFYEHLTRSLQHSLCGDLLLGRWGNYNTGDCFILASDYLNALVHIIEIGNGLVTFQLRGLEFRGTYCQQREVEAITEGVEEDEGCCCCEPGHLPHMLSFNAAFGQRWLAWEVAATKYVLEGYSISDNNAASMLQVFDLRKILITYYVKSIIYYVSRSPKLEEWLANETIQEALRPCLGPNYVDSDPTFNLNIDEDYDHRASGITPSSFCMVYVDWIQYCNSRRQTPVTSEKDSPLVTLCFGLCILGRRALGTASHSMSASLEPFLYGLHALFKGDFRITSPRDEWVFADMDLLNRVVAPGVRMSLKLHQDHFTSPDEYEDPTVLYDAITANEEKMLISHEGDPVWRSAILANMPSLLALRHIMDDGSDEYKIIMLNKRFLSFRVIKVNRECVRGLWAGQQQELVFLRNRNPERGSIQNAKQALRNMINSSCDQPIGYPIYVSPLTTSYAGSHGQLRSVWGGPVSPHNIYNWLISSWDRMQKGCGAGCNSGGNIEDSDCGGGSTSINTNTAIHTTQSTPASSLPQPHITTLQPSLGTDNPVGPTQNWPHHPQPLPLALLSQSEGRMEAGLLSSLQRTSSIQGLLGQQLSNSLLSFSGSVAPPPLPVPERFCAASFLENSGHRAGQRAGLAQGNVLHFESHFGKWSFSGKKGFNGPAAAEGDGGSVHGIRTQPPPPAPPQEASPTQDPLGATRAIDSCVLNAGDAPAPPDESTELPLLEHLR, from the exons ATGGGCTCCCAAGCGCTTCAGATATTGCGACAGGGCGTGTGGGCCTCGCTCACTGGGGGGTGGTATGTGGACCCTCATCAGAGCACCTTCTCCAACTGCTTCCATCTCTACCTGTGGATATTTCTGCTGGCCTTCCCCTTTCTGCTGTACAtg GCTCTTCCCGCCAGCTTGGTGGTAGCAGGCTTGTACTCTGCCGCGGTGGCCATCTTTTTCACCGCCATCAAAGTTGTCAACTACCGTCTTCACGCCATGTTCGACCTCGGGGAGATTATCGAGAAGAAGCAGGCCTCCCTCACCACCGATGCTCCAAGGACAGAAGAAGGGGATGAAGGCTCGGGTGCCCATGATGGGAATCAACCCAG GGATATCCACGCTGGTGTGGAGATGACTGTATTTCGGAAGGTCAACTCAACGCCTCCAGTGCGATGCAGCTCTCAGCACTCACTGTTTGGACTCAACCAGGTGTCG GAGTTCTTACCACAGCTTGAGGATACAGGGGGGACAAAGG ATATCAAAGAGTTATTGCGAGAACAGGGAAGCAATAACGTGATTGTTACCTCGGCTCATCGGGAGATGCTGCGGCAAAGTTCTCAGGACACCATCA GAGCTCCCAGCATGGTTCAGTCCTGCATTGCTGCTGCTCTGGGAGGTAACTTCCCAGGTCTCCTGGGACTCTCCGGAATGGCCTCCGGATTTGGAGAACCAGGAGAATATCTGTCTGTACCCCCTTCACCTTCCAGTCAAGAAGACGGAGGCGAGAAAGAGCCATTGCAGGATGTGGAGGCGCCTCAAAGGATCCCTGAGGACAACGGGTTAGCTTATTCTCCCCTCGCTCCCTCTGCTGAGTCTGAGAGTCTAGGGGAGACCCCCCTTAGTCCTCTTATAAAGAGTAGCTTAAGTGAGGAGCTGAGTGAAAATCTTTTGGGTTTGGGCCTTGATCCAGTGGTCTTTGTGCCTGGGACTGAGCACCCGGGTTGCCGTAGTGGAGTGGCACTAGCTGCTGGATCCACAGACAGCTGCTTCAGTGGAGGTGGAGCCACCACTGACCGTGAGACGCTGAGCACAGTAAGCAGCTATCGCAGTGAAAAGACGGACTCCACTCAGCTTGAAAGTCCATCTCTCAGCCAACCCAAGCTCCCAGATGGACAGATGTCGGCTTTTGCGGCGGGGGATAATGTCCCCAAGGCTACCGAGGTCCCAGCAGGACAGGATGGCAGTGACACAGATAACCTGTCTGACAGTGTGCTGCTGCGCTCCCCTTCCAAAGAGCTCTCCCCCAGCCAGGCCCTCGACAGGACACTTGTTGAAGGGGATGATTTACCGCCTGCACCTTCTGACATTGCACAAGCCCCCATTTTCCACAACTCTTCCCCTTCGAGTAGCGGTCACTCAGATGTTTGTGATTTAGATAGAACCGCCCCTGTGCCTCCcctacctccaccaaggcaagCTACTTCTGTGCCCTCAGGGCTGGCCCTGGGTTCAGTGAGCTCCGAGCCCGCTTTGCCCATATCCTCAACCCCCTTCCTGCTGTCGGACCAGTCTGCCCAGCAGGTTGTGCGACCCAAAGACTTGAAGCTACTGCGGGCCAGTGGCAGCAGTGTGGGCCACAGGCCAGGCCGACGGAAAGCTCCTCGAAGGCGAGCTGGGGCAGGAAGTAGTAGTTTTGACTGCGGTTCTTACAGTCGTCACCACAATCATAGACAACACAGAGATTACATCCCTGTACGCAACCGGCTTGGCGCCAAGGCTTACAGTGAAAGTCTCTTTGAGGATTCCAGCGATGAGGACGACGGCAGCGACATGAGCGCCGCATCCAGTCTGGGCTCTCAGCGCCGCTACAGCTCAGATGAAGACGACTCCAGCTCCTCTACCTCCTGCTACTCTCCAGAACTCGCTAATGCCGGCGCCGCACTACCACTCCCCGCGGCCACTTTACCACCCACTCCACTCGAAAAGGATTTAGCAGAACCTGGTGGCGGCTCACATTCCCATGCTGCTCAGCGCTCGTCGAGTACAGCCAGCGCTAAGACTCACGCGCGGGTTCTCAGTATGGACGGAGCAGGTTCAAGTCAAAACAACGCAACAGCTCCACCTTCTACACTACATACCATGCCTTCCACTTCCACCCCTGCACCTCACACTCTCACCATGTCCAAGTCTGACTTGGAGGCTCGAACCATTCACATGGACAGCTTCCCGGGACCTCATCATCATCGCCTGGATTCTCTTGGAGGCTCTTGGACTGGCAACCAGATGGGTTGGCGAGCAGGGGAATTGACTGAGGAGGGGGCAGTGGGAGGAG CCCTGGTGCCAGAGGAAGGAGGCAAGCACGACTCTGTCAGCAGTGTAAAGAGGACCCAGGCCATCCGCAGGCGACACAATGCTGGGACCAACCCAACACCCCCTCCCTCCACCATGGGATCCCCACCCAG CCTCCAGGACCTACAAAGAGCTCGGACCTCCTCCCACTCGCGGACACGCACCCTTCCATCCGCCTTACAGTTCGCCTCATCACTCCTGCTCCCCCGCAGCGGTATCCACGAGGCCTCCACCTTTGACGACACATCAGAGGGCGCCGTGCACTACTTTTTTGATGAGAGCG GAGTGAAGAGATCTTACACATTCGGACCTGCTGGAGGAGGTTACGAGGACCCCGTTCA GGAAAGGGAGAGGCAGTCCCAGTCCTCAAGCTTCACCTCCACGGAGGTCCAGGAAGGCGCACCGGTCCTGTCCATGCTGCAGCCCAGACCTGTGGTCCTACAGGGCATGCAGGTGCGCAGGGTGCCTGTGGAAATGCCTGAG TTTGACCTGGATCACGAGTCTCTGCAGGAGTCCCAAGAGAACACGCTGATGATTGAAGAGAAGGTCAAACCCAAACAGTACTATCGCTTTTGGGTGCTGCCTGGGAAGTGGTTAAGGGTCCGCTATGATAGATTAGCTCTTCTGGCCTTGCTGGACAG GAACCGACGTGTGGGAGAAAATGTGTTTGCTGTTGTGCTGGCCAGTTTGGTGGCCTTTCTGGGGTTCCAACTGCTGCTCCAGGGCTTTTTCAGGGACATCTGGGTTTTCCAGTTCTGCCTGGTCATTGCAAGCTGCCAGTACTCCTTACTCAAG AGCGTACAACCAGATGCAGCTTCTCCCATGCAC GGTCATAACTGGATCATCGTGTACAGTCGTCCTGTTTACTTCTGCTTGTGCTGCATGTTGATCTGGGTCTTTGACTTGTCCGGCCGCTCTGGCAGCCTGCAACCAGTCTCCTTGTACGGCGTCACCTTCTTCTCTGCACACTTCCTGCTCTGTGTGAGAGATATGCTCCTAG TGTTGGCCTTGTGTTTCCCGGTCGTCTTCCTGTTTGGCTTGCTACCTCAGGTCAATACATTTCTCATGTGTCTGTTGGAACAGATcgacatgcacgtttttggtgGAACGG CCACCACCAGCCCCCTCTCATCTCTGTTTAGCCTCATACGCAGCATTCTGGTGGCTGCTTTGCTGTATGGATTTTGCTTGGGTGCCATCAAT GCGCCGTGGGGGGACGCCCATGTGCCAGTACTGTTCTCTGTCTTTTGTGGCTTGCTGCTGGCCTTGTCTTACCACCTGAGCCGTCAAAGCAGCGATCCCACCATCCTGTG GTCATTGGTGCGGTCCAAATTATTCCCCGAATTGGAGAACCGTACACCAGAAGAACCCCCTGTGGAGATCAAGGACCCTCTGCCAGAGAAGCTGCGTAACTCTGTG AAAGAGATTCTTCATTCAGACCTTGTCATGTGTCCCCTCATGGCTGTGATCACCTTTGCCATCAGTGCCAGCACAGTGTTCATTGCGCTACAA CCTGCTCTCAGCGTTGTGTTGTACATCCTTGCGGGAGTCATCGGCTTCATTACCCACTATCTTTTGCCTCAGCTCCGCAAACAGCTGCCTTGGTTTTGCCTGGCTCACCCTGTGCTCCGGTCCAAAGAGTACAGTCAGTTCGAGGTCCGAG ATGCTGCTCAGTTGATGTGGTTTGAGAAGCTATATGCATGGCTTCAGTGTGTGGAGAAGTACTTCATCTACCCAGCCGTCGTGCTCAACTCCCTCACGACAGAGGCATGCACTGTGGGCCAGAACCATAAAGAGCTGGATATCTA CCGAGCGCTCTTCATCTCAGTGGCTGGCATGAAGTTGCTGCGTTCGTCCTTCTGTGCCCCGTCGCAGCAGTACGTCACGCTGTGCTTCACCACGCTATTCTTCCACTTCGACTACCCGCACTTTTCAGAGACCTTCCTGATTGACTACTACTTCATGTCTATTCTTTTCAGCAAG ATGTGGGACCTGCTGTATAAATTACGATTTGTTTTGACGTACATCGCTCCCTGGCAGATCACGTGGGGCTCGGCCTTCCATGCCTTCGCTCAGCCCTTTGCTGTGCCAC ACTCTGCCGTACTATTTGTGCAGGCCAtcttttctgccatcttttcCACCCCTCTCAATCCTGTCCTAGGTAGTGCTGTGTTTGTCACCTCATACACCAGACCTGTTAAGTTCTGGGAGCGGGActacaa CACCAAGCGGGTCGACCACTCCAACACCAGACTTGCCACTCAGCTTGACCGTAACCCAG GTGCCGACGACAACAACCTGAACTCCATCTTCTACGAGCACCTGACACGCTCGCTGCAGCACAGCTTGTGTGGAGACCTGCTGCTCGGCCGTTGGGGCAACTACAACACTGGCGACTGCTTCATCCTCGCCTCCGACTACCTCAATGCTCTGGTGCACATCATCGAGATCGGCAACGGCCTGGTTACCTTCCAGCTCAGGGGTCTGGAGTTCAGAG GAACCTACTGTCAGCAGAGGGAGGTAGAGGCCATCACGGAGGGCGTGGAAGAGGATGAGGGATGCTGCTGCTGCGAGCCCGGTCACTTGCCTCACATGCTGTCGTTCAATGCCGCCTTCGGACAGCGCTGGCTCGCCTGGGAGGTGGCGGCCACCAAGTACGTGCTGGAGGGTTATAGCATCAGCGACAACAACGCCGCCTCCATGTTGCAAGTGTTTGACCTCCGCAAGATCCTTATCACGTACTACGTCAAG AGCATCATTTACTACGTGAGCCGGTCACCCAAGCTGGAGGAGTGGTTGGCCAATGAGACCATTCAGGAGGCACTACGGCCATGTCTCGGGCCCAATTATGTTGACAGTGACCCCACCTTCAACCTGAATATAGACGAGGACTACGATCACAGGGCCTCCGGCATCACTCCCTCCTCCTTTTGCATGGTTTACGTGGACTGGATTCAGTATTGCAACAGCAGGCGTCAAACG CCTGTGACCAGTGAAAAAGATTCTCCACTAGTCACTTTGTGTTTTGGGTTGTGTATTCTGGGAAGAAGAGCGCTGGGCACTGCCTCCCACAGCATGTCTGCAAG cttGGAGCCATTCCTTTACGGCCTCCACGCACTCTTCAAGGGAGACTTTCGGATTACGTCTCCTCGGGATGAGTGGGTCTTTGCAGATATGGACCTTTTGAATCGAGTCGTGGCGCCTGGAGTGCGGATGTCCCTCAAGTTGCATCAG GACCACTTTACATCTCCGGATGAGTACGAGGACCCCACAGTGCTGTATGATGCCATCACCGCCAATGAGGAGAAGATGTTGATATCGCACGAGGGTGACCCCGTTTGGCGCAGCGCCATCCTAGCAAACATGCCCTCGCTGCTGGCGCTGCGTCACATCATGGACGATGGCAGCGACGAGTACAAGATCATCATGTTGAACAAGAGGTTCCTCAGTTTCCGGGTCATCAAG GTGAACAGAGAGTGCGTGCGTGGGCTATGGGCGGGCCAACAGCAGGAGCTGGTCTTCCTGCGCAACCGTAACCCAGAGCGCGGCAGCATTCAGAACGCCAAGCAGGCTCTGAGGAATATGATCAACTCATCATGTGACCAGCCGATTGGCTACCCCATCTATGTGTCCCCCCTCACCACATCTTACGCAGGGAGTCACGGTCAGCTGCGCTCTGTGTGGGGTGGGCCTGTGAGCCCGCACAACATTTACAACTGGCTCATCAGTAGTTGGGACAG GATGCAAAAAGGATGTGGCGCCGGTTGCAACAGCGGAGGTAACATTGAGGACTCTGACTGCGGCGGTGGCTCAACATCCATCAATACCAACACCGCCATCCACACCACACAAAGCACACCAGCCTCCAGCCTTCCCCAGCCACACATCACCACACTGCAGCCCTCTTTGG GTACAGACAACCCAGTAGGTCCAACCCAGAACTGGCCTCACCACCCCCAACCACTCCCACTGGCTCttctcagccaatcagagggcaGGATGGAAGCGGGGCTGCTCTCATCCCTCCAGCGTACATCCTCCATCCAGGGCTTGCTGGGTCAACAACTGTCCAACTCCTTGCTTTCCTTCAGTGGCTCAGTGGCTCCACCCCCTCTGCCGGTGCCTGAACGTTTCTGCGCTGCCAGCTTCCTGGAGAACTCGGGTCACAGGGCAGGCCAGCGGGCTGGCCTCGCCCAGGGCAACGTTCTCCACTTTGAGAGCCATTTCGGAAAGTGGAGTTTTTCTGGCAAGAAGGGCTTTAACGGGCCGGCAGCAGCGGAGGGTGATGGAGGAAGCGTCCACGGCATACGCACACAG ccgcccccgccggcccccccACAGGAAGCCAGTCCGACACAAGATCCACTCGGAGCGACTCGGGCGATAGATTCCTGCGTGCTGAATGCGGGAGACGCCCCCGCCCCGCCAGATGAATCCACAGAGCTGCCTTTACTTGAGCACCTGCGCTGA